The following are encoded together in the Desulfuromonas thiophila genome:
- a CDS encoding AMP-binding protein, with translation MISASSLNIATCCTQLQCDRGNAAKTALRWLAVDGTLRDYSFAELDQLSNRFANVLHPFALQPQSVIATLLPKCPEHFIAFLGTLKQGQICAPLFANLGDLALRDRLADSRARLLVTRKSQLKKILRHQQNLPDLRAILLTDSTEDLAPHILSYPKRLQQASIHFSALPTAATTPALLHYTSGSTGQPKGVLHVHGSLHQQRISVHEVLQLQPDDLYWCTADHGWITGSVYGIIAPWSEGIRQLHYGGGYAADRWCNILSQQQVSVWYTAPTALRLLMREPAEQLRLLHLPHLRHIFSVGEPLNPEILRWAQQTLGKEVYDTWFQTETGAIAIANRPGLTLRPGSMGKPVSGIEAAILDAAGQPVADGVPGDLCLHRSFGSLFTGYLNATAAYQAKFRGDYYCSGDCASRDAQGYYWFKGRTDDVINTGGHLVSPFEIESALLEVAEVAESAVVGIDDDLLYQKIVAFVQLHDGCPANRELEIRLRLHISNRVSTIATPQDLVFINQIPKNTSGKILRRLLRARYLGLPEGDLSTLDCP, from the coding sequence TTGATTTCTGCTTCCTCCCTCAATATCGCCACCTGCTGTACGCAATTACAGTGCGACCGCGGCAATGCTGCCAAAACCGCTTTGCGCTGGCTAGCTGTCGATGGAACGCTGCGCGACTACAGCTTTGCCGAGCTTGACCAGTTATCGAATCGTTTCGCCAACGTGCTACACCCGTTCGCCCTGCAACCGCAATCGGTCATTGCCACCCTGCTGCCAAAATGTCCGGAGCATTTCATCGCTTTTCTGGGCACCCTCAAACAGGGCCAGATCTGCGCTCCCCTGTTTGCCAATCTGGGCGATCTCGCCCTGCGTGACCGTCTGGCCGACAGCCGCGCCCGGTTACTGGTCACCCGCAAAAGCCAACTGAAAAAGATCCTGCGCCATCAGCAGAACCTGCCGGATCTGCGTGCCATCCTGTTGACCGACAGCACCGAGGATCTGGCACCGCACATCCTCAGCTATCCCAAACGACTCCAGCAAGCTTCGATCCATTTCAGCGCCTTGCCAACAGCAGCCACCACGCCGGCGCTGCTGCATTACACCTCCGGCTCCACCGGACAACCCAAAGGGGTTCTGCACGTCCATGGCAGTCTGCACCAGCAACGGATCAGCGTCCATGAGGTACTGCAGCTGCAACCCGACGATCTGTACTGGTGCACCGCCGATCACGGCTGGATTACCGGCAGTGTTTACGGCATCATCGCTCCCTGGAGTGAAGGTATCCGGCAACTGCACTACGGTGGCGGCTATGCCGCCGACCGCTGGTGCAACATTCTCAGCCAACAACAGGTTAGCGTCTGGTACACGGCGCCCACCGCCCTGCGCCTGCTGATGCGGGAACCGGCGGAACAGTTGCGCCTGCTGCACCTGCCTCATTTAAGACACATCTTCAGCGTCGGTGAGCCCCTCAACCCCGAGATTCTCCGCTGGGCACAGCAAACGCTCGGCAAAGAGGTTTACGACACCTGGTTTCAGACCGAGACCGGTGCCATCGCCATCGCCAACCGTCCTGGCCTGACCCTGCGGCCGGGTTCCATGGGAAAACCTGTCAGCGGTATTGAGGCAGCCATTCTCGATGCTGCAGGACAGCCCGTCGCCGATGGCGTTCCCGGCGATCTATGCCTGCACCGCAGCTTCGGTTCTTTGTTTACCGGCTATCTCAATGCCACAGCAGCCTACCAGGCCAAATTTCGTGGCGATTATTACTGCAGTGGCGACTGCGCCAGTCGTGACGCGCAGGGCTATTACTGGTTCAAGGGCCGCACGGACGATGTCATCAACACCGGCGGCCATCTGGTCAGCCCGTTTGAAATCGAAAGCGCCCTGCTTGAAGTGGCGGAAGTGGCCGAATCCGCCGTTGTCGGCATCGATGACGATCTGCTTTACCAGAAAATCGTGGCCTTTGTGCAACTGCATGACGGTTGCCCGGCCAACCGGGAGCTGGAAATTCGCCTGCGCCTGCATATCAGCAACCGGGTTTCCACCATCGCCACCCCTCAGGACCTTGTTTTTATCAACCAGATCCCCAAAAACACCAGCGGCAAGATCCTGCGCCGGCTGCTGCGGGCGCGCTATCTCGGCCTGCCCGAAGGGGATCTCTCCACTCTGGACTGCCCATGA